A region of Vibrio chagasii DNA encodes the following proteins:
- a CDS encoding type 1 glutamine amidotransferase domain-containing protein, whose protein sequence is MKKILIPVTNHATLGETDQANGTYAPELTHALKEILAAGFEYDIASINGGKAPLYGTDIEGDTVNAEILANDDFQNRINNTIPVSQINADSYDAIFYPGGFGLLSDLASNEQFASIAAKHYEDGGVVAAVCHGPAALLPIVLSNGETLLSSKSVTGFTREEEIDFGTINDIPFLLEESLAHGAARFNKVQPWQELVIVDERVITGQNPTSAHAVGVAIVEHLS, encoded by the coding sequence ATGAAAAAAATACTAATTCCAGTGACTAACCACGCGACACTTGGCGAGACAGATCAAGCGAACGGCACTTATGCTCCAGAACTTACCCACGCTCTGAAAGAGATCTTGGCTGCTGGGTTCGAATACGACATCGCTTCTATCAATGGTGGCAAAGCACCGCTGTACGGAACTGATATTGAAGGAGATACGGTTAATGCTGAGATCTTGGCGAATGATGACTTCCAAAACCGCATTAACAACACGATTCCAGTAAGCCAAATCAATGCAGACAGCTATGATGCGATCTTCTACCCAGGTGGTTTTGGCCTGCTTTCAGACCTAGCGTCTAATGAGCAATTCGCTAGCATCGCTGCCAAGCATTATGAAGATGGTGGCGTTGTCGCGGCAGTATGTCATGGCCCAGCAGCCCTGCTACCTATCGTATTGAGCAATGGCGAAACACTTCTGAGCTCTAAATCAGTGACTGGCTTTACACGTGAAGAAGAGATCGACTTTGGCACCATCAACGACATTCCATTCCTACTGGAAGAGTCGCTAGCTCATGGGGCAGCACGTTTCAACAAGGTTCAACCTTGGCAAGAGCTTGTGATTGTTGATGAGCGAGTAATTACTGGTCAAAACCCGACAAGCGCACACGCTGTAGGTGTCGCAATTGTTGAGCACCTTTCTTAA
- a CDS encoding 2OG-Fe dioxygenase family protein, producing MLHAHENTLHITHLSNHAVKELSPSFSKLPSTEHADGQYRLRRYSVVEFSNGQVVELDKHNFVQSEDINHFQGDVVRQFEPIEAPILSSEGMQEMCELFIETNGLEDGQEIEIHQIRIAAIYEETQVAPEGVHQDGFDHIALIGVNRHNIVGGEIMLYQDSHEAPFFRKVLEDGEVAMLADSKLWHNAQPIRTIDHDEMGYMDVFVLTAKDARNVLHS from the coding sequence ATGTTACACGCTCACGAAAACACCCTACATATTACCCATCTCAGTAACCACGCGGTTAAGGAGCTGTCACCTTCTTTCTCTAAGCTACCTAGCACAGAGCACGCAGACGGACAGTACCGATTGAGAAGGTACTCTGTGGTTGAATTCAGTAATGGACAAGTCGTTGAGCTAGACAAACATAACTTCGTTCAGTCTGAAGACATCAATCACTTTCAAGGTGATGTTGTTCGTCAATTCGAGCCAATCGAAGCTCCGATTTTGAGCAGTGAAGGCATGCAAGAGATGTGTGAACTGTTTATTGAAACTAACGGGCTTGAAGACGGACAAGAAATAGAAATCCACCAAATTCGTATCGCTGCCATTTATGAAGAGACACAGGTTGCGCCAGAAGGTGTCCACCAAGATGGCTTCGACCACATCGCGTTAATTGGCGTGAACCGTCATAACATTGTTGGCGGCGAAATCATGCTGTACCAAGATTCTCATGAAGCACCGTTCTTTAGAAAAGTGCTTGAAGATGGCGAAGTCGCAATGCTTGCAGATAGTAAGCTATGGCACAACGCACAACCAATTCGCACCATAGACCACGATGAGATGGGTTACATGGATGTGTTTGTTCTAACGGCTAAGGATGCGCGCAATGTCCTTCACTCTTAA
- the trxB gene encoding thioredoxin-disulfide reductase → MSDVKHCNLLILGSGPAGYTAAVYAARANLNPVLVTGMQQGGQLTTTTEVENWPGDAEGLTGPALMDRMKEHAERFETEILFDHINEVDLSNRPFRLKGDSGEYTCDALIISTGASAKYLGLESEEAFKGRGVSACATCDGFFYRNQKVAVVGGGNTAVEEALYLSNIASEIHLIHRRDTFRAEKILVKRLMDKVENGNIVLHTDRTLDEVLGDDMGVTGVRIKDTQSDKTEDIDVMGAFIAIGHQPNTEIFKGQVDMKDDYIIVQSGLEGNATQTSIPGVFAAGDVMDHNYRQAITSAGTGCMAALDAERFLDGLNDK, encoded by the coding sequence ATGAGCGACGTAAAGCACTGTAATTTATTGATTCTTGGTTCTGGCCCTGCTGGCTATACAGCTGCAGTTTACGCTGCTCGTGCAAACCTAAACCCAGTTCTTGTTACAGGTATGCAGCAAGGTGGTCAGCTTACAACCACAACAGAAGTGGAAAACTGGCCGGGTGATGCTGAAGGTTTAACAGGCCCAGCACTGATGGATCGCATGAAAGAGCACGCAGAGCGCTTTGAAACAGAGATTCTGTTCGACCACATTAACGAAGTCGACCTATCAAACCGCCCTTTCCGTCTTAAAGGCGATTCTGGCGAGTACACTTGTGATGCGTTGATCATCTCAACAGGTGCATCAGCTAAGTACCTAGGTTTAGAGTCTGAAGAAGCATTCAAAGGCCGCGGCGTTTCTGCTTGTGCAACGTGTGATGGTTTCTTCTACCGCAACCAAAAAGTAGCGGTTGTTGGTGGTGGTAACACGGCAGTTGAAGAAGCACTTTACCTATCTAATATCGCGTCTGAAATTCACCTGATTCACCGTCGTGACACGTTCCGCGCTGAAAAGATTCTTGTTAAGCGTTTAATGGACAAAGTAGAGAACGGCAACATTGTTCTTCACACTGACCGCACGCTAGACGAAGTTCTTGGCGACGATATGGGCGTAACAGGCGTTCGCATTAAAGATACTCAGTCTGACAAGACAGAAGATATCGACGTAATGGGCGCGTTCATCGCTATCGGTCACCAGCCGAACACTGAAATCTTCAAAGGCCAAGTAGATATGAAAGATGACTACATCATTGTTCAGTCTGGTCTGGAAGGTAACGCTACACAAACAAGCATCCCTGGCGTATTTGCTGCAGGTGATGTTATGGACCACAACTACCGCCAAGCGATCACTTCTGCTGGTACAGGTTGTATGGCTGCTCTGGATGCTGAACGCTTCCTAGATGGCCTTAACGATAAGTAA
- a CDS encoding cysteine desulfurase-like protein: MSFTLNDVRQQFSALGQYHDGKPVTFFDGPGGSQVPENVLASMTEYLGHFNSNLGGHYFSSQKTTGLMQQARESVQALLNAESSGNVVFGANMTSLTFQLSRAISRDWQAGDEVIVTALDHYSNVSSWQQAADDKGAIVRQVRVDESDCSLDMAHFESLLNEKTKLVAVTFASNTTGSIVDVAKVIELAHQHGAQVYVDAVHYAPHHLIDVQQLNCDFLACSAYKFFGPHVGIAYVAPQWLHTLQPYKVEPATNIGPGRFETGTQSFEGLAGVIAAVDYLAQFGEPTDSLRSRLEQSYALYNKHESQLSEYFLKRLGDLEGVKLYGKTEFDSNLRTPTFAITFDNHSPEFIAKKLGEHNICVWNGHFYALGLVKQLGIEEQGVVRIGCMHYNSIEEIDLLFNVLEGIVRNN; this comes from the coding sequence ATGTCCTTCACTCTTAATGATGTACGCCAGCAGTTCAGTGCGCTAGGCCAATACCACGACGGTAAGCCAGTTACCTTTTTTGATGGCCCGGGTGGTTCTCAGGTTCCTGAGAATGTGCTTGCGTCGATGACAGAATACCTTGGCCACTTTAACTCTAATTTAGGCGGCCACTACTTTTCGAGCCAGAAGACCACAGGCTTGATGCAGCAAGCGCGAGAGTCGGTGCAAGCCTTACTGAATGCCGAATCTTCAGGCAATGTTGTGTTTGGTGCCAACATGACCTCGCTGACATTTCAGCTTAGCCGAGCGATCAGCCGCGATTGGCAAGCAGGCGACGAGGTGATTGTTACTGCGCTAGACCACTACTCGAATGTATCGAGCTGGCAGCAAGCGGCAGACGACAAAGGCGCGATTGTTCGCCAAGTTCGTGTCGACGAGTCAGATTGCAGCCTAGACATGGCACACTTTGAGTCATTACTGAACGAGAAAACCAAACTGGTTGCCGTGACCTTTGCGTCAAATACCACGGGCTCAATTGTTGATGTCGCGAAAGTTATCGAGCTTGCACACCAACACGGCGCTCAGGTGTATGTTGATGCCGTTCACTATGCACCACACCACTTGATTGATGTTCAGCAGTTGAACTGTGACTTCTTAGCGTGTTCGGCTTACAAATTTTTTGGCCCTCACGTTGGTATTGCTTACGTGGCGCCTCAATGGCTACATACGTTACAGCCATACAAGGTTGAGCCTGCCACTAACATCGGCCCTGGTCGTTTTGAAACAGGAACGCAGAGTTTTGAAGGCCTAGCGGGTGTGATTGCTGCGGTGGATTACTTGGCACAGTTTGGTGAGCCAACCGACTCATTACGTTCTCGCCTAGAGCAAAGCTACGCGTTGTATAACAAGCATGAAAGCCAATTGAGCGAGTACTTCCTGAAACGCTTGGGCGATCTAGAAGGGGTTAAACTCTACGGTAAGACGGAGTTTGATTCGAACCTAAGAACGCCAACATTCGCCATCACCTTTGATAATCACTCACCAGAGTTCATCGCTAAGAAGCTGGGCGAGCATAATATTTGTGTGTGGAACGGACACTTCTACGCATTAGGTTTAGTGAAACAGCTGGGTATTGAAGAGCAGGGCGTAGTGCGTATTGGTTGCATGCATTACAACTCGATTGAAGAAATAGACTTACTGTTCAACGTGCTCGAGGGCATTGTTAGAAATAACTAA
- a CDS encoding WYL domain-containing protein — protein MYTYNELKNLDKNNADRLIFIDFMLRFTGSIKRVDITELFNLSDAAASKILAEYAKKRPNNMSYNRSLRVNTIEKGYEPLIEWNAEMAMGMLAHGFNKNKVADTDKAILPYEKINTLPHQMNINHVERITRAISSGYAIQCKYYSKNSTNHSSRTIVPLNILHDGEHWMFRAYDRSEQNDLRNKFKFFHFSRMLEVEEHRDTEELKQKSHETLANDPDWSVEIPLSLVIHEDRQESKERDAIRKDFGIENGSDELFILKKPAYFWILKNKWHIDTRPQQDIDNKNCPIADKKYYRFRINNLSMVNKLLEQHKCFSTLS, from the coding sequence ATGTACACATATAATGAATTGAAAAATTTAGATAAAAACAACGCAGATAGACTTATTTTCATCGACTTCATGCTACGTTTTACTGGTTCAATTAAACGCGTCGATATAACTGAACTGTTTAACCTTTCTGATGCTGCCGCCTCAAAAATCTTGGCCGAATATGCTAAAAAGCGACCAAACAACATGTCTTACAACCGCTCACTCAGAGTCAATACAATAGAAAAAGGCTATGAGCCGCTCATCGAGTGGAACGCAGAGATGGCAATGGGGATGCTGGCACACGGATTTAACAAGAATAAAGTTGCTGATACTGATAAAGCGATCTTGCCCTACGAAAAAATAAACACGCTCCCTCATCAGATGAACATTAATCATGTAGAGCGCATTACTAGAGCAATCAGTAGCGGCTATGCAATACAATGTAAGTACTACTCAAAAAACAGCACCAATCATTCAAGCAGAACGATTGTGCCTCTGAATATATTACATGACGGTGAGCATTGGATGTTTAGAGCTTACGATCGCTCTGAACAAAATGACTTAAGAAATAAATTTAAATTTTTCCATTTTTCGCGAATGCTAGAAGTTGAAGAACATAGAGACACTGAAGAACTAAAACAGAAGTCTCACGAAACTTTAGCTAATGACCCAGATTGGAGCGTAGAAATACCACTTTCGCTAGTAATTCATGAGGATAGACAAGAAAGTAAGGAAAGAGATGCTATACGCAAAGACTTTGGAATCGAAAATGGAAGCGATGAACTGTTTATTCTAAAAAAACCCGCTTATTTTTGGATATTGAAAAACAAATGGCATATAGATACGAGACCTCAGCAAGATATTGATAATAAAAATTGTCCAATAGCTGATAAAAAGTATTACAGGTTTAGAATTAATAATCTAAGTATGGTTAACAAGCTTCTCGAACAGCATAAATGTTTTTCTACTCTAAGTTAG